The Enterobacter asburiae genomic sequence CTGGTCGCATCACGCACGCCGCGCGCCTTCACGCAGTAGTGAACCGCGTCGATAGAGACGGCCACGTTATTCGTGCCCAGCAGCGTTTGCAGCGCGGTCAGGATCTGCTGCGTCAGACGCTCCTGCACCTGCGGACGCTGAGCAAAGAACTGCACGATGCGGTTGATCTTCGACAGGCCAATCACCGTATCTTTTGGGATATACGCCACGGTCGCTTTACCGTCGATGGTCACAAAATGGTGTTCGCAGGTGCTGGTCAGCGTGATATCGCGTACCGTCACCATCTCATCCACTTTCATCTTGTTTTCAATGACGGTGATTTTCGGGAAGTTGGCGTAATCCAGCCCGGAGAAAATTTCGTCGACGTACATTTTCGCGATGCGGTGCGGCGTCTCCATCAGACTGTCGTCACTCAGATCGAGATTCAGCAGCTCCATGATATCGGTCATATGACCGGCAATCAGACGCTTGCGGGTTTCATTGTCCAAATCCTGTACGGGCGGACGCAGTGGCGTTTCAAGACCGCGCGCAACCAGGGCTTCGTGGACCAGGGCAGCTTCTTTACTGAGTGATGACATTTTGTTCTCCTGCAGGTGTGGCGTCTTTTGCCCTCGTTGTGGCAAAAGTATGCGCTCATTGTGCGTGAGGCGGCGCACATAATCCAGTATTCACGACGATAATTATTGCAATTGCTGTTGCCTTTCAGCGTGACGATTCCAGACCAGGACTCCCCGACGAACAGCGCAACGCCCGCCAGCCCCAGCGCGGGCTCCAGCCGGTGGATAAGCCAGGTTGATAACGCCGAGGTCATCGGGCCAATCAACTGACCAATCGCATACCCGGTGGTGAGCAGGCCGGCCATATAGCGCGTGTGGTTTGGCGCCAGCTCGCGACCGTATAAAAGAGAGAGCTGCACGGCACACAGGAAACCGCCCCCCACCAGCAGCCCGCCCGTCAGCAAACCGCCAATCCCCGGCAGCAGCCAGGCCGCCAGCACGCCAGCTCCCTGTAACCAGAGCACGATAGCCAGCCTGCGGTTAGCCGTTGAGGTGTGGCGTAAAAGAATACTGAGCGCAATGCCCACCACGGCGGCGATGCCAAAAATCGGCCAGACAAACTGGGCAAACAGGCTGCCGGGAAAACGCACCGCCGCCATTTGCGACAGGAATGTCGCCGGGAGGATATAGCCAAACCCGGCCAGGCTGTAGCTCCAGACCAGGCGCTTTAAATCCGCCGTCAGCACCAGCGGCTCCGGCGCGGTGCCTGGGCGATGGAGCTGGCCGGATCGCGGAAGGTAGCGCGCCACCAGCGCAATCAGCACCAGCGCCAGCACGCCGTAGATTTGCCATGCCGCTCCGGCCGAAAGGGATTTCGCCTGGATATAAACGGCGAGCAGCCCGCTCAGGGCAATGCCCGCCCCCGGCCCGGCAAACACGGCGGCGCTCAGGCCCGGTTTACCCAGCTGCCCCAGCCGTTCGTTGGTCCAGGCGGCAATGAGTACCATCGACCAGCCGCTCATACAGCCAATCACGAAGCGCAGCAGGCCGTGCACGACGGCGTTATCCGCCGCCGCGGAGAGCAGCGTCAGCGCAACCGCGCCGGTAATGCCAAGCCAGAGGCGCGTTTCCACAAAGCGGTGCGCGCGCATTGCATCCCATGCGCCCACCAGATAGCCCAGATAATTCATCGCCGCGACCAGACCCGCGCTGGTCAGCGTAAGCTGCCCGGCAGCAATCATGAGCGGCACCTGAGGCGTAAAGGCAAAGCGCCCTATCCCCATTGCCACCACCAGAACGACAAACCCACTGAGCGCAATACGCAGCGCCATGACCGCTCCAATTGTTAAATAAAAGTAAATTTATGATGCAGCATCTCGCCGTCTGGCGAAAGTGAAAGTTACTCACAGGTCAATGAAAAGGCTGTATTATGGTTTTTATGAATACGCATTCTCATTAAGGAGCCCTGCATGGAACTGCTCGAAGAGCACCGTTGTTTTGAAGGTCGACAGCAGCGCTGGCGGCATGACTCCACCGTCCTGAACTGTGCGATGACGTTCAGCATTTTCCTGCCGCCGACGGAAAATCCGCCGGTTCTGTTCTGGCTTTCAGGCCTGACCTGCAACGACGAAAACTTCACCACCAAAGCGGGCGCGCAGCGTGTTGCCGCCGAGCTGGGTATTGCGCTGGTGATGCCTGATACCAGCCCGCGTGGCGATGATGTGGCCGACGATGCAGGATACGACCTGGGCAAAGGCGCCGGGTTTTATCTCAATGCGACCGAGCAGCCCTGGGCGCGCCACTACCGCATGTATGACTACATTCGCGACGAGCTGCCCGCGCTGATTCAGTCCGGGTTTGCGGTAAGCGACCGCTGCGCCATCAGCGGACACTCCATGGGCGGACACGGGGCGCTAATCATGGCGCTAAAAAATCCGGGAAAATACGTCAGCGTGTCGGCATTTGCGCCAATTGTGAACCCAACGCAGGTGCCGTGGGGGCAAAAAGCCTTCGCGCACTATCTGGGTGAAGATGAAGCAAAATGGCAGGAATGGGACAGCTGTGCACTGATGCTGGCCAGCAGCTCGGCAACTGCGATCCCGATGCTTATCGATCAGGGCGATGCGGACCAGTTCCTCGCCGGACAGCTGCAGCCTGCGGTGCTGGCAGAAGCGGCACGCCAGAAGGACTGGCCGCTGACGCTGCGCATACAGCCGGGGTATGACCACAGCTATTACTTCATCGCATCCTTTATTGAGGATCATCTCCGCTTCCATGCGGAGCATTTGTTTGGGTAAGTGCGGCTGCGTGCGCTCTGATGCCCTCACCCTGGCCCTCTCCCACAGGGAGAGGGAACAAATACTAAAAACGGCAACTTACGTTGCCGTTTTGCTTTTACCCTGGCCGCATCAGAACTTATAATCCACGCCGACAAAGTAGCGACGGCCATCTTCCGTATAGCTGTAATCGTCACGGCTCAGATCTTTATCCAGCAGGTTCTGCACGCCCGCGCGCAGCTTCACGCTTTTCGTCGCCTGCCACGCGGCGCCGGTATTCCAGATGACATAGCCACCCGGCGTTGCTGCACTGCTGGTCAGCGCGCGTTTCTCACCGGTGTAGTTGCCCTGAACGTAGAACGACCAGTCCTGCGTTGCCTTCCAGTCAACGGTACCGTTGGCGGTATGGAACGGCAGATCGGACAGCGGCTTGTTGCCGCCGTTGCTGATATCGCGACCGTCGTTGTAGGTGTAGTTCAGCGTCACCTTCCAGTCTTCGGCAACCGGGAACTTCACCTCGGTTTCCACCCCGCGGATGCGCGCCTTGTTAACGTTGTAGTAGCGGAAAATCGGCTCACCGTCCGCATTCAGGCCAACGTAGTTAGGGTAACCCTGGGCCTGTTTTGCATTGGCCGTACGGCTGATGCTGATGCGGTCATCCACGTTATTCTGGAAGGTGGTGACGCTGGCCTGCACGCCCTCTAACCAGCCCTCTTCCCCGCTGTAGTACAGGCCGAATTCGAAGCTCTCGCTGGTTTCCGGTTTCAGATCCGGGTTACCGACAATCTCACAGGCACCGCGACACGAGCCGGTGACCCAGTCCGGGCTCAGCTGCAGCAGCGACGGCGCTTTAAACGCGGTGGCCCAGCCCCCTTTCACCGTTACGGTATCGGTCGCGTTGTAAACCAGATAGGCTCGCGGGCTCCAGTGATCGCCGTAGGTATCATGGTCGTCCATACGGATGCCGGTGGTCAGCGCCAGAGGTTCAAAGAGACGCCACTCGTCCTCAAGGAACAGGGCATACTGGCTTGTCGAGGTACTGCTGCTGGAACCGCCCGTCAGGTTGACCGGATCTTTCAGCTTATCGTGACGCCATTCGCCGCCGAAGGTCAGCAGCTGGTTGATTTCGCCCAGCGGCAGCACGTATTTTCCGTCCACCGCGTTGCTCTCGGAGGTGATAGGATTGCTGTTGCCCGGGTTTTTGTTATCCACCTTTTCGCCGTAAACCTTCAGCTCGCTGTTGCCGACGCCCCAACGGCCGTTGTGGCTGAGTGAGTAGTTCTGACGCTCAAGGCGGTTTTTGTCGAGGGAATCCGAGTCGCGATCCTGACGGTCGAAGCCGTAGCCCGCCGTAAAGTCGTGATTTTCAGAGGGTGTCCAGGAGAACTCCACATTCGCATCGCGGCTGGTGAAGCCTTCAATGCGCGGCGTTTCACCGCTCGCCGTGGTGGAGGACTTCTGCTGACCGTCTTTCTCACGCTTCGCGAGGCTACCGTAGGCTTTCAGCCCCAGCAGGCCGTCCACCAGCGGACCGCTGGTATAGAACTGGCCGTTGTACGTGTCTCCACGGTCGCGGTGCTCCTGAATCGTGGAATCAGCGCTCAGGGTGCCCGTCCATTTCTGGCCGATTTTTTTGGTGATAATGTTCACCACGCCGCCCAGCGCATCGGAACCGTACAGAGAAGACATAGGTCCGCGCACCACTTCGATGCGTTCGATGGCGTCAACCGGCACCCAGTTGAGGTCGAAATCATTATGGCGGAACACCGCGTTACGCGAGTTGACGCGCTTGCCGTCGATCAGGATCAGCGTATAGCTGCTGTCCAGTCCACGAATACTTACCCCTTTACGGTTGTCCCCTTCGCTCGTGAGCTGAACGCCCGGCACCTCCCGTAACACATCTTTCAGATTCTGAACGGGTTTGCGCTGCAAATCTTCCTGGGTAATCACGCTGATGCTTGCCGGTGCGTCTTTCAGGTTTTGCTCGGTCGCGGAGGCCGTTACAACCATTGTGTCGCCGGATTCCGCTGCGATAACAGGCAGGGCCAGGGACATTGCGGACGCACAAAGTCCTCCCCTGACGAAGGGATTCAACCTAAACATTCCATATCTCCATGAGGTAAATACAACTAAATCAAATCATCATTGCTCACAGCGTCTTCCTTGCCGCCCACATCTGCGGTGGGTCGGTGACACGCTTATTTTTGATAACGATAAAGCAAACGATAATTATTATCAATTAAATTGTTAAGAAATATATCTTTGTTTCAGGAGGCGGGCATAAAAAAACCCGCTCGAATGAGCGGGTTAAAAGAGAGGAAGTGCGGTTATTGTTTAAATCGTTCCGGGAATTCCATTTCACTGTAGCGAACGAATTTTGTTCCTTTCGTCAGCTTGTAGCCAAACCAGATGACGAGGAACAGCGGAATACCAATGTAGGTCGCCGTCACGGCGCCCCAGTCAATGGTGTCCGCCAGGAACGCTTCATAGTTCTGTCCAAGCGTAATGATCAGGCACAGAATGAAGGCGAAAATAGGACCCAGCGGGAAGAAGCCGGAGCGATACGGCAGCGAGTTAATATCGTGACCCTGCTTGACGAAACCGCGGCGGAAACGGTAGTGGCTAATGGCAATCCCCAGCCAGGCAATAAAGCCCGTCATCCCGGACGTGTTAAGCAGCCACAGGTACACCGTCTGGTTGCCAAACATGGAGGTCAGGAAGCACAGACCGGCAATCACCGTCGTAGCGTACAGCGCGTTACGCGGCACGCCGCCACGGGACAGCTTCGCGAAGATACGCGGTGCTTTACCGTCGCATGCCAGCGTGTAGAGCATACGGGTGGACGCGTACATCCCGGAGTTACCGGCTGAAAGCACAGCTGTCAGGATAACGGCGTTCATCACTGCCGCGGCTGAAAGCAGGCCGGCATGCTGGAAGACCAGCGTGAACGGACTGACGCTAATGTCTTTTACGTCATTACGCAGCAGGCTTGGATCGGTGTACGGGATGATCAGGCTGATAATCAGGATCGCGAACACATAGAACAGCAGAATACGCCAGAATACCTGACGGACCGCACGCGGAATATTTTTCTCCGGGTTCTCTGACTCACCGGCGGCGATACCAATCAGCTCGGTCCCCTGGAAGGAGAAGCCGACAATCATCGCCACGCCAATCATCGCCGACAGTCCACCGGCAAACGGCGCATCGCCTATCGTCCAGTTACTCCAGCCCACAGGTTCAGCGCCTTTGAAAATACCAACGATCATCGCCACACCGACGACAATAAAGATGATGACGGTTGCCACTTTGATCAAAGAGAACCAGTATTCCGCTTCGCCGAAACCGCGCACGGAGATGTAGTTCAGCAGGAAGATGACGGCCAGGAACAGGGCGCTCCAGATCCAGCCCGGCGTATCCGGGAACCACCAGTTCATCACCAGCTGTGCGGCGACAAGGTCAACGGCGATAGTGACCGCCCAGTTGTACCAGTAGTTCCAGCCCAGCGCGAAGCCGAAGCCTTCTTCAACGTATTTTTGACCGTAGGTCGAGAACGAACCGGATACCGGCATGTACGCGGCCAGTTCGCCGAGACTGGTCATCAGGAAGTACACCATCAGGCCAATCAGGATATAAGAGAAGAGTGCCCCACCCGGGCCTGCTGCCGAAATCGTTGCGCCAGAGGCAACGAAAAGACCTGTACCGATTGAGCCGCCAATGGCGATCATCGTCAGGTGACGCGCCTTGAGTTCACGACGTAGCGTGGGCGCTTCTGTGGTTTTAATTTCTGAAACCATATGAAAATGCTGTCCATTTAATAAATGAGGCGCGATTGTAGCAGACGATCCGCGTTCCTTCCGGCAGAAATACTCAGTTATAAGAGAGCTTCATGACTCGGCCAGGATTATAAGTAAAGCATAAAAATGTGGGGTGACAGGCGCGCGTAGCCCCGGTAAGCGAAGCGCCACCGGGGAACGTTAAATGGCGCAGTAGCGCAGAAAACGCTGCAGAGAGCTGGAAAGGTGTTTCTGGCGGTGATGGATGCACCATAGCGTGCGCACCAGCTTCGGCAATGGAACCGGGATTTCAACCAGCGACCCCGTCTCAAGCTGTTCGGCAATGACGCGCCGGGAAAGACAGCTGATCCCCAGGCCATGACGCACCGCGTGCTTGATCGCCTCTGAGTTCCCCAGCTCCATCCCTAACTGGAAATGCGGCAGATGGGAAAGCAGCAAATAATCGACAATTTCACGCGTGCCGGAGCCCTGCTCGCGCAGGATCCACTGCGCCTGCGCCAGGCGCTCCAGCGTCACCTCGCCCTGCAATAACGACGAGGCCGGAGACGCAAACACCACCAGCTCATCTTCCAGCCAGGGCTCGGCAATGATATCGACGTTATGACAAGGTCCTTCGATGAGGCCGATATCCACGCGGAAATCGATCACCGCGTTGATAACGTCCTGGCTATTGCCCACGCTCATCTCCAGCGGCAGGGTCGGGAAATCCCGGCGGTAGCGGGCAATCACTTCCGGCAGAATGTAGTTCCCAATGGTGCTGCTGGCATAGACGCGGATCGCGCCGTTGTCTTCGCGGAACAGCTGTTCGATTTCGATAGCCTGCTCCAGCAGCGCCAGCGCGCGTGGATAAAGAAGACGGCCGTGCTCGTTGACCACCAGACGCTTCCCTACCCGGTCGAAAAGCTGAACGCCCAGCTGTCCTTCAAGATCGGTCAGCGCCGCGCTGACCGCAGACTGCGAGAGCGCCAGCATTTGTGACGCCTGGGTCGTCGAGCCGCTTTTCAGCACCTCGGCAAACACTTCCAGCTGACGCAATGTAATGTGCATGGTTGCTTACCACTTATATAGATTGATTATAAGTATATAATCAATTTTATTTTTAAGCCAGAGCGCCGTAACCTTTAGCCAGACAAAGGAGAAGGTTATGTCAGAAATCACCCTACAACATCATCGTACAGTGTGGCACTTCGTGCCGGGCCTCGCGCTTAGCGCAGCAGTGACCGCCGTAGCATTATGGGGCGGCAGCATCCCGGCTATCGCAGGCGCGGGTTTTAGCGCGTTGACGCTGGCCATTTTGCTGGGCATGGTCGTGGGAAATACCGTTTACCCACATATCTGGAAATCCTGCGACGGCGGCGTGATCTTTGCCAAACAGCACCTGCTGCGTCTCGGGATCATCCTTTACGGCTTCCGTCTCACTTTTTCGCAGATTGCGGACGTGGGCGTGAGCGGAATTGCCATCGACGTCCTGACCCTGACCAGCACCTTTTTGCTGGCCTGCTTTATCGGCCAGAAAGTCTTTGGCCTGGATAAGCAAACCAGCTGGCTGATCGGTGCCGGGAGCAGTATCTGTGGGGCCGCGGCGGTGCTGGCAACAGAGCCCGTGGTTAAAGCCGAAGCCAGCAAGGTGACCGTGGCGGTGGCGACGGTGGTGATCTTCGGTACGCTGGCGATCTTCCTCTACCCGGCGATGTATCCGCTGGTGGCGCACTGGTTTAGCCCGGAAACCTACGGCATCTATATCGGTTCGACCATGCACGAAGTGGCCCAGGTGGTGGCGGCAGGACATGCCATTAACCCGGAAGCTGAAAACGCGGCGGTGATTGCCAAAATGCTGCGCGTGATGATGCTGGCACCGTTCCTGATTTTCCTCGCGGCGCGGGTTAAGCAGCTGGCACCGGCAGGCGGCAGCGAGAAAAGCAAAATCACCATTCCGTGGTTTGCGATCCTGTTCATCGCGGTTGCTATCTTTAACTCCTTCCACCTGCTGCCGAAAGCCGTTGTCGATATGCTGGTGACGCTGGATACCGTGCTGCTGGCGATGGCCATGGCGGCGCTGGGGGTCACTACACACGTCAGCGCGCTGAAAAAAGCCGGTGCCAAACCGCTGCTGATGGCGCTGGTGCTCTTCATCTGGCTGATTGTCGGCGGCGGAGCCATTAACCTCGCGGTGCACAGCCTGATGGCATAAACCATCTCGTCCTTCTCCTGCTAACCCGCTATCATAAGCGTTTCGGGTTAGCAGGAGTTTTTTTATGAAATATGTTGGAGCGCACGTCAGCGCTGCAGGTGGCCTTGCGAATGCCGCCATTCGCGCCGCCGAAATCGAGGCGACCGCTTTCGCCCTGTTCACCAAAAACCAGCGCCAGTGGCGCGCCGCAGCGCTCACCGCTGAGGTGATTGATGATTTCAAGGCCGCTTGTGAGAAGTACCACTACGGGCCAGGCCAAATCCTTCCCCACGACAGCTACCTGATCAACCTCGGTCACCCGGTTGAAGAGGCGCTGGAAAAATCCCGCGAGGCGTTTCTTGATGAAGTACAGCGCTGCGAACAGCTGGGGCTGACGCTGCTGAACTTCCATCCGGGTAGCCATCTGATGCAAATCGATGAAGATGCCTGCCTGGCGCGCATTGCCGAGTCCATCAACATCACGCTGGACAAGACCAAAGGCGTCACCGCGGTGATTGAGAATACCGCCGGTCAGGGCAGCAACCTCGGCTTTAGGTTTGAACATCTGGCGGCGATCATCGACGGCGTGGAGGATAAATCCCGCGTTGGCGTATGCATTGATACCTGCCACGCGTTTGCCGCCGGCTATGACCTGCGCACCACCGAGGCAACGAAAAACACGT encodes the following:
- the fghA gene encoding S-formylglutathione hydrolase; translated protein: MELLEEHRCFEGRQQRWRHDSTVLNCAMTFSIFLPPTENPPVLFWLSGLTCNDENFTTKAGAQRVAAELGIALVMPDTSPRGDDVADDAGYDLGKGAGFYLNATEQPWARHYRMYDYIRDELPALIQSGFAVSDRCAISGHSMGGHGALIMALKNPGKYVSVSAFAPIVNPTQVPWGQKAFAHYLGEDEAKWQEWDSCALMLASSSATAIPMLIDQGDADQFLAGQLQPAVLAEAARQKDWPLTLRIQPGYDHSYYFIASFIEDHLRFHAEHLFG
- a CDS encoding amino acid permease, producing the protein MVSEIKTTEAPTLRRELKARHLTMIAIGGSIGTGLFVASGATISAAGPGGALFSYILIGLMVYFLMTSLGELAAYMPVSGSFSTYGQKYVEEGFGFALGWNYWYNWAVTIAVDLVAAQLVMNWWFPDTPGWIWSALFLAVIFLLNYISVRGFGEAEYWFSLIKVATVIIFIVVGVAMIVGIFKGAEPVGWSNWTIGDAPFAGGLSAMIGVAMIVGFSFQGTELIGIAAGESENPEKNIPRAVRQVFWRILLFYVFAILIISLIIPYTDPSLLRNDVKDISVSPFTLVFQHAGLLSAAAVMNAVILTAVLSAGNSGMYASTRMLYTLACDGKAPRIFAKLSRGGVPRNALYATTVIAGLCFLTSMFGNQTVYLWLLNTSGMTGFIAWLGIAISHYRFRRGFVKQGHDINSLPYRSGFFPLGPIFAFILCLIITLGQNYEAFLADTIDWGAVTATYIGIPLFLVIWFGYKLTKGTKFVRYSEMEFPERFKQ
- the yieE gene encoding DNA-binding transcriptional regulator YeiE, coding for MHITLRQLEVFAEVLKSGSTTQASQMLALSQSAVSAALTDLEGQLGVQLFDRVGKRLVVNEHGRLLYPRALALLEQAIEIEQLFREDNGAIRVYASSTIGNYILPEVIARYRRDFPTLPLEMSVGNSQDVINAVIDFRVDIGLIEGPCHNVDIIAEPWLEDELVVFASPASSLLQGEVTLERLAQAQWILREQGSGTREIVDYLLLSHLPHFQLGMELGNSEAIKHAVRHGLGISCLSRRVIAEQLETGSLVEIPVPLPKLVRTLWCIHHRQKHLSSSLQRFLRYCAI
- a CDS encoding YeiH family protein produces the protein MSEITLQHHRTVWHFVPGLALSAAVTAVALWGGSIPAIAGAGFSALTLAILLGMVVGNTVYPHIWKSCDGGVIFAKQHLLRLGIILYGFRLTFSQIADVGVSGIAIDVLTLTSTFLLACFIGQKVFGLDKQTSWLIGAGSSICGAAAVLATEPVVKAEASKVTVAVATVVIFGTLAIFLYPAMYPLVAHWFSPETYGIYIGSTMHEVAQVVAAGHAINPEAENAAVIAKMLRVMMLAPFLIFLAARVKQLAPAGGSEKSKITIPWFAILFIAVAIFNSFHLLPKAVVDMLVTLDTVLLAMAMAALGVTTHVSALKKAGAKPLLMALVLFIWLIVGGGAINLAVHSLMA
- the cirA gene encoding catecholate siderophore receptor CirA, producing the protein MFRLNPFVRGGLCASAMSLALPVIAAESGDTMVVTASATEQNLKDAPASISVITQEDLQRKPVQNLKDVLREVPGVQLTSEGDNRKGVSIRGLDSSYTLILIDGKRVNSRNAVFRHNDFDLNWVPVDAIERIEVVRGPMSSLYGSDALGGVVNIITKKIGQKWTGTLSADSTIQEHRDRGDTYNGQFYTSGPLVDGLLGLKAYGSLAKREKDGQQKSSTTASGETPRIEGFTSRDANVEFSWTPSENHDFTAGYGFDRQDRDSDSLDKNRLERQNYSLSHNGRWGVGNSELKVYGEKVDNKNPGNSNPITSESNAVDGKYVLPLGEINQLLTFGGEWRHDKLKDPVNLTGGSSSSTSTSQYALFLEDEWRLFEPLALTTGIRMDDHDTYGDHWSPRAYLVYNATDTVTVKGGWATAFKAPSLLQLSPDWVTGSCRGACEIVGNPDLKPETSESFEFGLYYSGEEGWLEGVQASVTTFQNNVDDRISISRTANAKQAQGYPNYVGLNADGEPIFRYYNVNKARIRGVETEVKFPVAEDWKVTLNYTYNDGRDISNGGNKPLSDLPFHTANGTVDWKATQDWSFYVQGNYTGEKRALTSSAATPGGYVIWNTGAAWQATKSVKLRAGVQNLLDKDLSRDDYSYTEDGRRYFVGVDYKF
- the folE gene encoding GTP cyclohydrolase I FolE, giving the protein MSSLSKEAALVHEALVARGLETPLRPPVQDLDNETRKRLIAGHMTDIMELLNLDLSDDSLMETPHRIAKMYVDEIFSGLDYANFPKITVIENKMKVDEMVTVRDITLTSTCEHHFVTIDGKATVAYIPKDTVIGLSKINRIVQFFAQRPQVQERLTQQILTALQTLLGTNNVAVSIDAVHYCVKARGVRDATSATTTTSLGGLFKSSQNTRQEFLRAVRHHN
- the nfo gene encoding deoxyribonuclease IV is translated as MKYVGAHVSAAGGLANAAIRAAEIEATAFALFTKNQRQWRAAALTAEVIDDFKAACEKYHYGPGQILPHDSYLINLGHPVEEALEKSREAFLDEVQRCEQLGLTLLNFHPGSHLMQIDEDACLARIAESINITLDKTKGVTAVIENTAGQGSNLGFRFEHLAAIIDGVEDKSRVGVCIDTCHAFAAGYDLRTTEATKNTFDEFERIVGFKYLRGMHLNDAKSAFGSRVDRHHSLGEGNIGHDAFRFIMQDARFDGIPMVLETINPDIWAEEIAWLKAQQTAEQAA